The following coding sequences lie in one Candidatus Eremiobacterota bacterium genomic window:
- a CDS encoding sigma-70 family RNA polymerase sigma factor, whose product MSALAPLLRGVHVPSATTPGRRAAVRRPADSAPSVANFERIVDEYQRRLYGFALRMTGNREDAEEIVQDAFVRAYRALGKMSSGQRADLRLQPWLYTITLNVTRNRLRGKRPSNVALDALADPDAILRESHEGPPQPEAIVEQNTDIALVERALLQLPMHLRAAATLRFIEGRSHPEIAEILNQPIGTVKSHVHRAVRILRRILGPQIGRFVPEGVPQHALS is encoded by the coding sequence ATGAGCGCGCTCGCGCCACTCCTGCGGGGAGTACACGTGCCATCAGCGACGACGCCCGGACGCAGGGCGGCGGTTCGGCGTCCCGCCGATTCCGCGCCAAGCGTGGCGAATTTCGAAAGGATTGTCGACGAGTACCAACGCCGACTCTACGGTTTCGCGCTGCGCATGACCGGCAATCGCGAGGACGCCGAAGAGATCGTTCAGGATGCGTTCGTTCGCGCGTACCGCGCGCTTGGCAAAATGTCGTCCGGACAACGTGCCGATCTTCGGCTGCAGCCATGGCTCTACACGATTACTCTCAATGTGACGCGTAACCGTCTGCGCGGCAAACGTCCTTCGAATGTGGCGCTCGATGCGCTCGCCGATCCTGACGCGATTCTGCGCGAGTCGCACGAAGGGCCGCCACAGCCCGAAGCGATCGTCGAGCAAAACACCGACATCGCCCTGGTCGAGCGGGCGCTCTTGCAGTTGCCGATGCACTTGCGTGCGGCCGCAACCTTGCGCTTCATCGAGGGGCGCAGTCATCCCGAGATCGCCGAGATTCTCAATCAGCCGATCGGCACGGTGAAATCTCACGTCCATCGGGCGGTGCGCATCCTGCGACGCATCCTCGGTCCGCAAATCGGCCGTTTTGTTCCTGAAGGAGTCCCCCAACATGCGTTGTCGTGA
- a CDS encoding elongation factor G translates to MADIDRLRNIAFVGPHHAGKTTLVEAILAYTGAIGRRGSIADGTTVTDHEPEDAAHLQSTTIGLAHTAADGIDITIVDAPGFVDFFEETRQALAGVDAAVVVVEADPGRIVQTQMIVEHLESRKMPHIFVVNKMDRPGADFAQTLTALQRAYGRHVVAEQLPMGSAERFEGYVDLAHMTAYRFAGDAGETEETIPDDLHDEARRLHVELLEAMADFDDHLMEELLEGVEPPIEEIDRDLCSECAHDQVVPVLVAAGGAGAGVAALVRAIEKWFPSPAQAPHPDAEGRPIAPDPGSPVVARVIKTAIHPQSGKVSIARVLCGTIKADATLSNTSKGDEKVRLGGLYRLQGKKQEPIGESGPGSIVALARLESVSTGDTLTSIGHKVLLPRVTVAEPVFAVAIKPKERIDEAKISQMLARIVDEDPALRLERADVTHELLLLGRGEQHVSIAVERLARKYKVEVETAAPTIPYQETITGGTEIHSRYKHQTGGHGQFGDVWLRFEPRERGTGVSFDEKIVGGVVPRQFIPAVEKGVREALSHGSSGYPVTDLHVTLFDGQYHDVDSSEQSFKTAAGMGVREALPKCNPVVLEPIAYVTVTVPTIYTSTVLQQLTGKRGQILGMNPAEKPGLDVVEAYVPAVELSRYITELRTATQGLGTYSWRHERYDPVPGGRTAPKAAV, encoded by the coding sequence TTGGCGGACATCGATCGCCTGCGGAATATCGCTTTCGTAGGACCGCATCACGCGGGAAAGACCACGCTGGTTGAGGCGATTCTCGCTTATACGGGCGCCATCGGACGGCGTGGCTCGATCGCTGACGGCACGACCGTCACCGATCACGAGCCCGAAGACGCGGCTCATCTTCAGTCAACCACGATCGGCCTCGCGCACACGGCCGCCGACGGCATTGACATCACGATCGTCGACGCGCCGGGCTTCGTCGATTTTTTCGAGGAAACGCGACAAGCGCTCGCAGGGGTGGATGCGGCCGTGGTCGTCGTTGAAGCCGATCCTGGGCGAATCGTGCAAACGCAAATGATCGTCGAGCATCTCGAATCGAGGAAGATGCCGCATATCTTCGTCGTCAATAAAATGGACCGCCCCGGGGCCGATTTTGCGCAGACATTGACCGCGCTCCAGCGTGCGTATGGACGGCACGTCGTCGCCGAACAACTTCCGATGGGCAGCGCGGAGCGCTTTGAGGGGTACGTCGATCTCGCGCACATGACCGCATACCGTTTCGCGGGCGATGCCGGCGAAACCGAAGAGACGATTCCCGACGATTTGCACGACGAAGCTCGGCGCTTGCACGTCGAGCTGCTCGAAGCGATGGCCGATTTCGACGATCATCTGATGGAGGAACTGCTCGAAGGCGTGGAACCGCCGATCGAAGAGATCGATCGCGATTTGTGCAGCGAATGCGCGCACGACCAAGTCGTACCGGTCTTGGTTGCCGCGGGGGGCGCCGGCGCGGGCGTTGCGGCACTCGTTCGTGCCATCGAGAAGTGGTTTCCATCCCCGGCGCAAGCGCCGCATCCCGATGCGGAGGGGCGGCCCATTGCGCCCGACCCCGGTTCGCCCGTCGTAGCGCGCGTCATCAAAACCGCGATCCATCCGCAGAGCGGGAAAGTCTCGATTGCGCGCGTGCTCTGCGGCACGATCAAAGCCGATGCCACGCTGAGCAATACCAGCAAGGGCGATGAGAAGGTGCGACTTGGCGGTCTTTACCGGCTCCAGGGCAAGAAACAAGAGCCAATCGGCGAGAGCGGTCCCGGCAGCATCGTGGCGTTGGCCCGGTTGGAATCGGTTTCGACCGGTGACACGCTGACGTCGATCGGCCATAAGGTTCTGCTGCCGCGCGTGACCGTCGCCGAGCCGGTTTTTGCCGTCGCGATCAAGCCAAAAGAGCGCATTGACGAAGCAAAAATCTCGCAGATGCTCGCCCGGATCGTCGACGAGGATCCAGCCTTGCGCCTCGAGCGAGCCGACGTAACGCACGAGTTGCTCTTGCTGGGTCGCGGCGAACAGCACGTTTCTATTGCGGTCGAACGGCTCGCGCGCAAGTACAAGGTCGAAGTCGAAACCGCCGCGCCGACGATCCCGTATCAAGAGACGATCACTGGTGGTACCGAAATTCATTCGCGGTACAAACATCAAACCGGCGGTCACGGTCAGTTCGGCGACGTTTGGCTGCGCTTCGAACCGCGCGAGCGCGGCACCGGTGTCAGCTTCGACGAGAAGATCGTCGGCGGCGTCGTTCCTCGTCAGTTCATTCCGGCCGTTGAAAAAGGCGTGCGCGAAGCGCTCTCGCACGGATCGAGCGGTTATCCCGTCACCGATTTGCACGTCACGCTCTTCGATGGTCAATACCACGACGTCGATTCGAGCGAGCAGTCCTTTAAGACCGCGGCCGGAATGGGAGTCCGCGAAGCTCTGCCCAAATGTAATCCCGTCGTCCTCGAACCGATCGCGTACGTGACCGTCACCGTTCCGACGATCTATACGTCGACCGTCCTTCAGCAGCTTACCGGCAAGCGCGGACAGATTTTGGGGATGAATCCTGCAGAAAAGCCGGGTCTCGACGTCGTCGAAGCGTACGTCCCGGCCGTCGAGCTTTCGCGCTACATCACGGAGTTACGCACGGCAACACAGGGACTGGGCACGTATAGCTGGC
- a CDS encoding methylated-DNA--[protein]-cysteine S-methyltransferase yields MYEQYEGVAYCLSCLPPPEPSCDFAKKVVQHIATLKGTQYPPLVLAALTTPVGRLYVGLKSERIAYVSLDTGQALEEIVARAERRLHRRVVPGEAPPWLVRALDRFFDTWKLDDALIDISDLTPFEQSVLRAAARIPPGEVRSYAWVATQIGRPKAARAVGRVMARNPLPFLFPCHRVVDSSGDLHDYYYGLEMKARILKMEGYRG; encoded by the coding sequence ATGTACGAGCAGTACGAGGGTGTTGCGTACTGCCTCTCATGCCTGCCGCCTCCCGAACCGTCCTGCGACTTCGCAAAGAAGGTCGTTCAGCACATCGCCACCTTGAAGGGAACGCAGTATCCGCCGCTGGTTTTGGCGGCGCTGACGACTCCGGTTGGCCGGCTTTACGTCGGTCTCAAGTCGGAACGCATCGCCTACGTATCGCTCGATACCGGACAAGCGCTCGAGGAGATCGTCGCACGCGCCGAACGCCGGCTGCATCGGCGGGTCGTTCCCGGCGAGGCGCCGCCTTGGCTGGTTCGCGCGCTCGACCGTTTCTTCGACACCTGGAAACTCGACGATGCCCTTATCGATATCAGCGACCTGACGCCCTTCGAACAGTCGGTGCTGCGCGCGGCAGCCCGCATCCCCCCCGGCGAAGTGCGGTCGTACGCCTGGGTTGCAACGCAAATCGGTCGGCCGAAGGCGGCTCGTGCGGTCGGGCGCGTCATGGCGCGTAATCCGCTTCCATTTCTCTTCCCTTGTCATCGCGTGGTCGACTCATCCGGCGATCTGCATGACTACTACTACGGACTCGAAATGAAAGCTCGAATTCTGAAAATGGAGGGCTACCGGGGCTAG